GGTTGGCGCGCCGGTGCGCAACGCTGGCGCGCGCGCGTGGCGGACAGCGCCCGCGTCCAATGGGCCGTGACCGTCGCGCTCGCCCCGCTCACGGCGTACTGGTTCGGCCAGATTCCGCTGATCGGCCCATTCGCGAACGCCTTCGCGATTCCGTGGGTGAGCATGCTCGTCACGCCCACGGTCCTGACGAGCGCCGCCTTGCCCGCGCCGCTCGACGCGTACGCGCTGCACGCCGCGCATCGTTTCATCAGCGTGATGATGCAGGCGCTCGGCGCCTTCGCCGACCTGCCGGGCGCCGTGCTGCGCTTGCCGCAACCGGGCGCGTGGCCGCTCGTCTGCGCGGCGGTGGGCGTGGCCTGGTTGCTCGCGCCGCGCGGCTGGCCGCTGCGCTGGCTCGCCCCTTTCACATGGCTTCCGCTCGTGATCCCCGCGCCGGGCGGCCCGCCGCCGGGCGCGTTCCGGCTCACGGCGCTCGACATCGGGCAGGGCACCTCGGTGCTGGTCGAGACGGCGCACCACACGCTGCTGTTCGACGCGGGACCCGGTCCCGAGTCCACCCACGCGGGCGAGCGCATCGTCGTGCCGTATTTGCAGGCGCATGGCGTGCAACGGCTCGACACGCTGATGATCAGCCACGACGACTCCGATCATTCGGGCGGCGCGCCGGCCGTGCTCGATGCGATTCGCGTGGACACCTTTGTGGCGGGCATCGCGCGTGCCCATCCGTTGTGGGCGAAGGCGCAAGAGCAGGGCGCGCGGCGCGTGCAATGCGCGGCGGGGCAGCGCTGGCAATGGGACGGCGTGGGTTTCGAGGTGCTCTGGCCCGATCCGGGACCGCTCGCGGGCAAGCCGAACGGGCATTGCTGCGTGCTGCGCGTGACGAGCGCGGCGGAATTGCCGGATGGGCCGGACGCGCGCGGTGACGAACCCGCAGGCGAACCGGCAGGCGAACCCGTCACGGCGCTGATCGCCGCCGACATCGAAGCGAACGTCGAGCGCACGCTGCTCGCGCGCGCACCCGAACGGCTGCGCGCGCAGGTCCTAATCGTGCCGCACCACGGCAGCCGCACCTCGTCGACTGAACCGTTCCTCGATTCCGTTTGGCCGCTGGTCGCCGTATTTCAGGTAGGCTTCCTCAATCGATTTCATCACCCGAATCCGGGCGTGTACGCGCGTTATGCCGCGCGCCACATCGTGCTGGCGCGCAGCGACACGGATGGCGCCGTGCGTATCGAGGCGCGGGCGGGAGCGATCGGCGTGGAACGCTTTCGCGAGCACGCGCGGCGCTACTGGATGGATCCGCGCGCGCCCGACGTCAATTGATGCGGATTGATGTCGATTAACGTGTGGCACGGCGGTGATCGACTCGCGGCATCGGCAGAGAAAAAGCTCACGCCCCCGCCCAACGCGAAAAACACAACGCAAAAACAGAGAGACAGCGCGCCCTTGAAAAACGTCATTCACTTCTCGCACGCGAACGGCTTTCCGGCGTCCACGTACCGGACCTTCTTCGCGGAACTCGGCGACACCTACGAGCTGCGCCATATCGAGCGCATCGGGCACGACGCGCGCTTCCCGGTCACGCGCGACTGGCCGCATCTGGTCGAACAGCTCATCGACGATATCGGCCGCCGCTATGAAGAACCGGTGTGGCTCGTCGGGCATTCGCTCGGCGGCTATCTTTCGCTGATGGCGGCGCTCAGGAAGCCGCAATGGGTGCGGGGCGTGGTGATGCTCGACTCGCCCGTGATCGCGGGCTGGCGCAGCAGCCTGCTGCGCATGACGCAATGGACTGGGCTGGACGAACGGCTCTCGCCGGCCGCCGCCACGCGCAAGCGCCGCACGAGCTGGTCGAGCCGCGACGAGGCATGGCGCCACTTTCACTCGAAGCCCGCGTTCGCGCGCTGGGACGAGCGCGTGTTGTCCGACTATATCGACTTCGGCATGCCGCAAACTTCGCCCGACGGCACGCGCACGCTCGCGTTCGATCGGCAGATCGAATATCAGATCTATCGCACGTTGCCGCACACGTTGGGCGCGCGTCTCGTGCACGGGGCGCCGGTGCCGGTGAGCTTCATCGCGGGCACGCGCTCGCGCGAAGTGCGTCAGGTCGGTCTCGACGCCACGCGGCGGATCGCGGGCGAGCGTTTCGAGTGGATGGAAGGCAGCCATCTCTATCCGATGGAGCGGCCCATCGACACCGCGCGCGCCGTGCAACGCCTGCTTTACGCAATGGAAAACGGCGCCTGAGCGCGGCGCCCGTTGATCGCTCCGAATCTCGCTATCCCGTCGCGTCATTCGTCTGGCCAGCGTCTGGCCGGCATCGGGCCAGAAGGGCGGCTCGAGCGTGACCGGATCGCCCGCCCCGCACGCGCTGCGAGCCGCCGCCACGCGGCTCGATGAGCGCCTCCTGCCGGTATCGCAGGACCGAAGTCAAGCGCCATCGCACCTCGCGCAACGCGCGAGCAAAATTCAGGGTTAGCCCTTGCTTTCAGGTATAATCCGTTTTTCCCGCGAGCATTCAGCGATGACCAAATATGTTTTCGTCACCGGCGGCGTAGTTTCCTCCCTCGGCAAGGGTATTGCCGCCGCCTCCCTCGCCGCGATCCTCGAATCGCGCGGTCTCAAAGTCACCCTCCTCAAGCTCGATCCCTACATCAACGTCGACCCCGGCACGATGAGCCCGTTTCAACACGGCGAAGTGTTCGTAACGGAAGACGGAGCGGAAACCGACCTCGACCTCGGCCACTATGAGCGCTTCATCTCCACGAAGATGCGCAAGGCCAACAACTTCACCACGGGCCAGATCTACGAATCGGTGATCCGCAAGGAACGCCGCGGCGACTATCTGGGCAAGACCGTGCAGGTCATTCCGCACATCACGAACGAAATCCAGGCGTTCGTCGAGCGTGGCGCGGCCTCGGCCACCTGCGGCGAGCCCGACGTGGCGATCGTCGAAGTGGGCGGTACGGTGGGTGACATCGAATCGCTGCCGTTCCTCGAAGCCGCGCGTCAGATGAGCCTGCGCCTCGGCCGCAACAGCGCGTGCTTCGTGCACCTCACGCTGGTGCCGTTCATCGCCACGGCGGGCGAACTCAAGACCAAGCCCACGCAGCACAGCGTGCAGAAGCTGCGCGAAATCGGTATCTATCCGAACGTGCTGCTGTGCCGCGCCGACCGTCGCATTCCCGACGACGAGCGCGCCAAGATCTCGATGTTCTCGAACGTCCCCGAAGACGCCGTCATTTCGGTGTGGGACGCCGACAGCATCTACAAGATTCCGCAAATGCTGCACGATCAGGGTCTCGACTCGATCGTCTGCGACGAGCTGAAGCTCTCCGCCAAGCCGGCCGACCTGACCGTGTGGTCGCAAATGGTCGAGAAGCTCGAGCATCCGGAGCACGAAGTCACCATCGGCATGGTCGGCAAGTACGTCGACCTGACCGAGTCGTACAAGTCGCTCATCGAAGCGCTGCGCCATGCGTCGATCAAGACGTCGACCAAGGTCAACATCGAGTATCTCGATTCGGAGCAGATCGACGAACAGGGCGTGGACAGCCTCAAGCATCTCGACGCGATTCTCGTGCCGGGCGGTTTCGGCCGTCGCGGCACCGAAGGCAAGATCAAGGCCATCCAGTACGCTCGCGAAGCGAAGGTGCCGTATCTCGGCATCTGCCTCGGCATGCAGCTCGCGGTGATCGAATTCGCGCGCGACGTGGTGGGCCTGAAGCACGCGAACAGCACGGAATTCGATCCGGACACGCCCGACCGCGTGGTCGCGCTCATCACCGAATGGGCCGACCGCGAAGGCAAGGTCGAAAAGCGCAGCGAAGATTCGGACCTCGGCGGCACGATGCGGCTCGGTTCGCAGCGCTGCCCGATCAAGCCCGGCACGCTCGCATCGGAAATCTACGGCAAGGATGTGAACGAGCGTCACCGTCACCGTTATGAAGTCAATAACGGCTACGTGCCCAAGCTCGAAGCGGGCGGCCTTATCATCAGCGCCCGTACCCCGAGCGAAGACCTGCCGGAAATGATGGAACTGCCGCGCGAGATGCACCCGTGGTTCGTCGGCGTGCAGTTCCACCCGGAATTCACGTCCACGCCGCGTGACGGCCATCCGCTCTTCAAGGCGTATGTCGAAGCGGCGCTCGCGCACCAGCAGTCGCGCGCCGAGGAGAAAGCATGAACCTGTGCGGTTTCGAGATTGGTCTCGACAAGCCGTTCTTCCTGATCGCGGGCACCTGCGTCGTCGAGTCGGAGCAAATGACGATCGACGTCGCCGGCCGTCTCAAAGAGATCACGTCGAAGCTCGGCATTCCGTTCATCTACAAGTCGTCGTTCGACAAGGCGAACCGTTCGAGCGGCAAGTCGTTCCGCGGTCCGGGCATGGACGAAGGTCTGCGCATTCTTTCGGAAGTGAAGCGTCAGCTCGGCCTGCCCGTGCTCACCGACGTGCACACGGAAGAAGAGATCGAACCGGTCGCGGCGGTTGTGGACGTGCTGCAAACGCCCGCGTTCCTGTGCCGTCAGACCGACTTCATCCACGCTTGCGCGCGTTCGGGCAAGCCGGTGAACATCAAGAAAGGCCAGTTCCTCGCGCCGCACGACATGAAGAATGTGATCGACAAGGCGCGCAACGCGGCGCGTGAAGCGGGTCTTTCCGAAGACCGCTTCATGGCGTGCGAGCGCGGCGTCTCGTTCGGCTACAACAACCTGGTTTCGGACATGCGCTCGCTCGCCATCATGCGCGAGACCGCCGCGCCGGTCGTGTTCGACGCGACCCACTCGGTGCAGTTGCCGGGCGGGCAGGGCACCAGCTCGGGCGGCCAGCGCGAATTCGTGCCGGTGCTCGCGCGCGCGGCCGTGGCCACGGGCGTTTCGGGTCTCTTCATGGAGACGCACCCGAACCCCGCGGAAGCGAAATCCGACGGTCCGAACGCGGTGCCGCTCGGCCGCATGGCGGATCTGCTCGAAACGCTCGTGACGCTCGACCAGGCGGTCAAGCGCACGCCGTTCCTCGAGAACGACTTCAACTGAAGCTGTCATCCTGGTTGTACCCTGGGTAGTACCCATGCAGTACGCGCCGCTTCGGTTGCACGGGCGGCGCGATGGAGGAGCCGCGCGGTGGTGGGCAACTCCCGGGCAAGTCCGCGCGTCACGCGCACCGATGTCACGAAGCGGCATCGTCCCGTGCGTACCATGACTTGCACGCCGCGCATGATGTAGAAGGCAGCGTGGCAGCGCGTGGGTAGCCGTCGAACGGCAGCCCGGCGCGCTGCGACATGAACCCGACGACCGCGCTTTCCGTTCCCTGCGCGCCACGCGTTGCAGGCGACGACATCTCAGCCCGCGCGTGACCGGCCGCTCAGCGCCGGACAAGGGGCGAGGCGGGCAGCAGGGCAGGCGGCGCCGGTCGCGCAAGAATTACTGTCATTTCCTGAGGAAACCATGAGTGCAATCGTAGATATCATCGGTCGCGAGATCCTGGATTCGCGCGGCAATCCCACCGTCGAATGCGACGTGCTGCTCGAGTCGGGCACGATGGGCCGCGCGGCCGTGCCGTCGGGCGCGTCCACGGGCTCGCGCGAAGCGATCGAACTGCGCGACGGCGAAGCCGGCCGCTACAACGGCAAGGGCGTGCTCAAAGCCGTCGAGCACATCAACACCGAAATCTCCGAGGCGATCATGGGCCTCGACGCGTCGGAACAAGCCTTCCTCGACAAGACCCTGCTCGAGCTCGACGGCACCGACAACAAGTCGCGTCTCGGCGCGAACGCGATGCTGGCCGTCTCGATGGCCGTCGCGAAGGCCGCCGCTGAAGAAGCCGGCCTGCCGCTGTACCGCTACTTCGGCGGTTCGGGCGCGATGCAACTGCCCGTGCCGATGATGAACATCGTCAACGGCGGCGCGCACGCGAACAACAGCCTGGACATCCAGGAATTCATGATCGTGCCGGTGAGCCAGCCGACGTTCCGCGAAGCGCTGCGTTGCGGCGCGGAAATTTTCCACGCGCTCAAGAAGATCCTCTCGGATCGCGGCATGAGCACGGCCGTGGGCGACGAAGGCGGTTTCGCGCCGAACTTCGGCAGCAACGACGAATGCCTTTCGACGATCCTGCAAGCCATCGAGAAAGCCGGCTATCGCGCCGGTGAAGACGTGCTGCTCGCGCTCGACTGCGCGGCGAGCGAGTTCTACCACGACGGCAAGTACCAGCTCGCGGGCGAAGGCCTGCAACTGTCGTCGTCGGAATTCGCCGACTACCTCGCGACGCTGTGCGACAAGTTCCCGATCGTCTCGATCGAAGACGGCATGCACGAGTCGGACTGGGCCGGCTGGAAGCTGCTCACGGAAAAACTCGGCAAGAAGATCCAGCTCGTGGGCGACGACCTGTTCGTCACCAACACGCGCATCCTGAAGGAAGGCATCGAGAAGGGCATCGCCAACTCGATCCTCATCAAGATCAACCAGATCGGCACGCTGACGGAAACCTTCGCCGCCATCGAAATGGCCAAGCGCGCGGGCTACACGGCCGTGATCTCGCACCGCTCGGGCGAAACCGAAGACTCGACGATCGCGGACATCGCCGTCGGCCTGAACGCCGGTCAGATCAAGACCGGTTCGCTCTCGCGCAGCGACCGCATCTCGAAGTACAACCAGCTGCTGCGTATCGAGGAAGACCTCGGTGATATCGCCAGCTATCCGGGCAAGTCGGCGTTCTATAACCTCCGTTAAGCGGATCCGACGCCGGCAGCAGCCTTGCTGTCCCACTTCGTTCTTGTTCACCGCCGCCCTGCGTTTTAGCGCAGGGCGGCGTGTATTTATCCGGCACCTTTCATGCGGCTTGTCACTGTCGTCCTGATCATCCTGCTCGTGCTGATCCAGTATCCGCTCTGGTGGGGCCATGGGGGTTGGCTGCGCGTGCACGAACTGCAACAGCAGCTCGCGCAGCAGCAAAAGCAGAACGACGACGAAAAGCTGCGTAACGAGCGCATCGCGGGCGAGGTGCAGGATTTGCAGAACGGCACCTCGGCCGTCGAAGAACGCGCGCGCTACGAGATGGGCATGGTGAAGGACGGCGAGGTGTTCGTGCAGTTCGTTTCGCCGAACCAGCCGGCACCCGCGCCGAGCGTATCGTCGAACACGTCGACGCGCGGCGAGATGTCGGCGGCGCCGGTGCGCGTGGTGCCGAACCCGGTGTCGCGCGTGCCGGAGAAGAAGCACGGGCACGGCAAGGAAACGAAGAAGAAGGCGGGCTGAACGTCCGGTGCGACCGCGAGAGCGCGGGTTTCGCATCGACCATGAAAAAAGCGCGGCAGCGAGCCGCGCTTTTTTGTTTTCCGCGCCAGAATCGGCACGCCTCGCGCCTGATGGCGAAACGTCCTTACCAGCCCCAACCCCAACCGGGATAGCCGTAACCGACGCCCGTGCCCCAGCCGCTGCCCCAGCCGCCGCTGGAATAGCCGCCGTACACGGTCACGGGCGGCGCATAGGCGCGCGACCACGCCTGCGCGGCGGCCTCGGTGGCGATGGCCTGGTCTTGATCGGCGAGCACCTGACGGTCGATCGCGTCATAGCGCGCGCGTTGTTCGGGCGTGAGCGCGGGCGCCGTGGCGGTGGTGGCCGCGCCCGGCTGGTTGGGCGGCAGGCGGCTGTAGATGGGTGACGGACCCGGCGGGTCCATCGTGCAACCCGCGACGAACACGGCAGCCACCAGCACGCCCGCGCCGCGCGCCGCGGCATGCCACGAGGCCGTGCGCGGCGCGCGTTCGCGCGAGGCGATGGCGTGACATTGGTTGGGTTTCATCTTGTTCTCCCTCGTAGCGCGATCGTTGTGTGCCCGGCAGGCGCCTTCCCGAGCGGCGCGTACGAGTGACGCAACTCAGTGCTCCAACTCAGTGACGCCGTTCCTGCGCCGGGCTGACACCTTCTGAGAGCGCGTTCGCCGCGAAAAGTTGCGCCACATCGACCGGGTCGAATTCGTAGCGCTGATTGCAGTAGTCGCAGTGAATTTCCACGTGACCGCGTTCCTCGATCACGCTGTCGACTTCGTCGCGGCCGAGCATCTTGAGCATCGCGCCGACCTTCTCGCGCGAGCACGTGCACTGGAAGCGCGGCGTGGCCGGATCGAAGTGGCGCACGTTCTCTTGCCAGAACAGACGGCGGAACAGCGTGGCCGAATCCTGTTCGAGCATTTCCTCGCGCGTGAGGGTGCCGCCGAGCGTGCACACGCGTTCCCACGTGTCGGTGTCGTGTTCGCCTTGATGCGGCACGATACCGCCGTCGCCGGGCAGCTTTTGCAGCAGCATGCCGACCGCGCGCTCGTCGTTCGCGGCAAGCCACATGCGCGTGTCGAGTTGTTCGGAGTGATGCATGTAATGCTCGAGCACCGCCGCGATCGACTTGAGCGGGCCGTCCTCGCCGTTGAGCGGCACGATGCCCTGATACGGCTGCTGACCGGGCTGCTTGCTCGCCGGGTCGAGCGTGATCACGCAGCGGCCGTTGCCGCTCGGGTTCACGAGCTCGGCGAAGTTCAGGTCGTCGGCGATCGCGAGCGGGTTGTCGCCCGTGTATTCCTCTGCGAGCCGCGCGGTCCCGCGCATCGACAGATCCGAGCCGCACTGCACGACCAGCATCCTGACCGGGCCGTCGCCGAAGATCTGCATGATCAGCGTGCCGTCGAACTTGAGGTTCGCGGACAGCAGCGAGCACGCGGCCATCATCTCGCCAAGCACCTGCCGCACGGGTAGCGGATAC
The Paraburkholderia acidisoli genome window above contains:
- a CDS encoding alpha/beta fold hydrolase; translation: MKNVIHFSHANGFPASTYRTFFAELGDTYELRHIERIGHDARFPVTRDWPHLVEQLIDDIGRRYEEPVWLVGHSLGGYLSLMAALRKPQWVRGVVMLDSPVIAGWRSSLLRMTQWTGLDERLSPAAATRKRRTSWSSRDEAWRHFHSKPAFARWDERVLSDYIDFGMPQTSPDGTRTLAFDRQIEYQIYRTLPHTLGARLVHGAPVPVSFIAGTRSREVRQVGLDATRRIAGERFEWMEGSHLYPMERPIDTARAVQRLLYAMENGA
- a CDS encoding CTP synthase, encoding MTKYVFVTGGVVSSLGKGIAAASLAAILESRGLKVTLLKLDPYINVDPGTMSPFQHGEVFVTEDGAETDLDLGHYERFISTKMRKANNFTTGQIYESVIRKERRGDYLGKTVQVIPHITNEIQAFVERGAASATCGEPDVAIVEVGGTVGDIESLPFLEAARQMSLRLGRNSACFVHLTLVPFIATAGELKTKPTQHSVQKLREIGIYPNVLLCRADRRIPDDERAKISMFSNVPEDAVISVWDADSIYKIPQMLHDQGLDSIVCDELKLSAKPADLTVWSQMVEKLEHPEHEVTIGMVGKYVDLTESYKSLIEALRHASIKTSTKVNIEYLDSEQIDEQGVDSLKHLDAILVPGGFGRRGTEGKIKAIQYAREAKVPYLGICLGMQLAVIEFARDVVGLKHANSTEFDPDTPDRVVALITEWADREGKVEKRSEDSDLGGTMRLGSQRCPIKPGTLASEIYGKDVNERHRHRYEVNNGYVPKLEAGGLIISARTPSEDLPEMMELPREMHPWFVGVQFHPEFTSTPRDGHPLFKAYVEAALAHQQSRAEEKA
- the kdsA gene encoding 3-deoxy-8-phosphooctulonate synthase, producing MNLCGFEIGLDKPFFLIAGTCVVESEQMTIDVAGRLKEITSKLGIPFIYKSSFDKANRSSGKSFRGPGMDEGLRILSEVKRQLGLPVLTDVHTEEEIEPVAAVVDVLQTPAFLCRQTDFIHACARSGKPVNIKKGQFLAPHDMKNVIDKARNAAREAGLSEDRFMACERGVSFGYNNLVSDMRSLAIMRETAAPVVFDATHSVQLPGGQGTSSGGQREFVPVLARAAVATGVSGLFMETHPNPAEAKSDGPNAVPLGRMADLLETLVTLDQAVKRTPFLENDFN
- the eno gene encoding phosphopyruvate hydratase; translation: MSAIVDIIGREILDSRGNPTVECDVLLESGTMGRAAVPSGASTGSREAIELRDGEAGRYNGKGVLKAVEHINTEISEAIMGLDASEQAFLDKTLLELDGTDNKSRLGANAMLAVSMAVAKAAAEEAGLPLYRYFGGSGAMQLPVPMMNIVNGGAHANNSLDIQEFMIVPVSQPTFREALRCGAEIFHALKKILSDRGMSTAVGDEGGFAPNFGSNDECLSTILQAIEKAGYRAGEDVLLALDCAASEFYHDGKYQLAGEGLQLSSSEFADYLATLCDKFPIVSIEDGMHESDWAGWKLLTEKLGKKIQLVGDDLFVTNTRILKEGIEKGIANSILIKINQIGTLTETFAAIEMAKRAGYTAVISHRSGETEDSTIADIAVGLNAGQIKTGSLSRSDRISKYNQLLRIEEDLGDIASYPGKSAFYNLR
- the ftsB gene encoding cell division protein FtsB; this encodes MRLVTVVLIILLVLIQYPLWWGHGGWLRVHELQQQLAQQQKQNDDEKLRNERIAGEVQDLQNGTSAVEERARYEMGMVKDGEVFVQFVSPNQPAPAPSVSSNTSTRGEMSAAPVRVVPNPVSRVPEKKHGHGKETKKKAG
- the hslO gene encoding Hsp33 family molecular chaperone HslO, which encodes MNDQLQKFMFSAAPVRGEIVSLTDTWQEVLTRRQYPLPVRQVLGEMMAACSLLSANLKFDGTLIMQIFGDGPVRMLVVQCGSDLSMRGTARLAEEYTGDNPLAIADDLNFAELVNPSGNGRCVITLDPASKQPGQQPYQGIVPLNGEDGPLKSIAAVLEHYMHHSEQLDTRMWLAANDERAVGMLLQKLPGDGGIVPHQGEHDTDTWERVCTLGGTLTREEMLEQDSATLFRRLFWQENVRHFDPATPRFQCTCSREKVGAMLKMLGRDEVDSVIEERGHVEIHCDYCNQRYEFDPVDVAQLFAANALSEGVSPAQERRH